The sequence below is a genomic window from Ovis canadensis isolate MfBH-ARS-UI-01 breed Bighorn chromosome 8, ARS-UI_OviCan_v2, whole genome shotgun sequence.
aggtattttatgtatttctgttttaatttttaatttggtgACTATCAACAGCTATAACCAAAAACAAAAGCGCTATGGGAGTCttcaagaattttaaagaatgtaATGGCATTCCAAGGCCAATATGCTTGAGACTCACTGATCTAAAATGTATCAGGCCATATCGCCTAATAGTTTTCCAATGGCTCCCCATATTCTCAGGATAAAAGCCACAAGTCCTTACATAGGCCCACCAGACTACTCTTATCTGTTCCCTCTCCATAAGCTATACCTCCACTCTCCCCTGGCTCATTCCCTTTAGCCATACTTGTTTCTTTACTTTTCATCCAATAAGACATACACAATCCATCTTAGGTACTTTTCATTGGAAGTTTTCTCTGACTGGAAAGTAATTTCCTCCGTTTTCTGCATGGCTATTTGCCTCACTTCCTTAAAGTCTCTGcacaaatgtcaccttctcaataTTCTAACATGAGGCAGCCTATTTAAAactgcaatgctgctgctgctgctgctgctgctgctaggtcgcttcagttgtgtctgactctgtgcaaccccatagacagcagcccaccaggctccgcagcccctgggattctccaggcaagaacactggagtgggttcccattgccttctccaatgcatgaaagtgaaaagtcaaagtaaggtcactcagttgtgtccgactcttagcgacctcatggactgcagcctaccaggctcctccgtccatgggattttccaggcaagagtactggagtggggtgctactcTATTCTCCATAGTACCTTCTAACATTTGCTTATTATCTACAACTGATGCATTGTGCTGCTCCCCCAACTAGTGTTAATATAAGCCCCTAAAGCATGGGAAATGCTTGCCACATaggactcaacaaatatttgttgaatgttgaatgaatgaaagaattcaTCTGACAGCTTGTCAAGTCTCAAGACACATCCACAAAGTCCCAAAAGGATGCAATCTGCAGAGAGAGGACAATGccagcaaagatttttttttttttgaatgaaagaaaaagaagggatacGATGATCACAAATTTCAATAGTGAAAGCGTTATGGGCCTGAAAAAAACTCTTGGAAAAGTCTGGGTTGGGAAATGTTATAAAGGTTGGGCAGGGTGCATTTAAGTGTCTGGCCCTGAACTACCTGCCCAACCCCTTTCTAACCCTCCCCTTCTTTATCCCTTCTATTCTCCCGCCTCTTCCGAAGCCACAGTTCCAAAGCCCTCCCGGGACCCCTCCACCAGAACACAAGTAGTCCACACCAAGAGACTGAAACATTTCTAAACTTTATGTAAAAAGCAACAATCAACTAGCCGGAAACGAGCCTCTAAATTCCGTCTCACTCCAGTGCCGTCTTCTCTAAAGTTTGCTCCACGGTCCAGTCACAGTTCTCAGGGGTCCTGACGGTCTCCCAACGCTGTGTTCCACAGGAAAACAGGGTCCACAGGAAGGCAGGTCATGCGGGACGCCCTGGATAAGCACCTCTGTACAAGGAAAGCACGAGAAGCAGAGACATGGAGAATCAGTTCACTTAAGAAAAAGCGAGAGTGCAGGCGAAcccggggaactcagggacaggTACTCACGTACAGCGGTGATACCGCGGGGTCTCAGTTCTCCTCCGGCTTGTCGGCTGGCGGGCCGCAAGGCTGCAGCATCTTCTCCATCAAGTTGAAGCGGACTCGCGCTTTGCTCTCATTCTCGGCAATGGCGAAGTAGTTGAGAAGATCGAAGTGGCCCATGTAGGAGCAGTAGGAGTCGCGGTGCTGGTTCACCAGCCATTCCCACTTCGTGGTGTCCGCGTGGCCGGTCCCGATGTACTTGGACTGCAGATGCTCTAGCTGGCTGTGAATGGTGTAGCGGTCCGTCATGTCACCGCTTTTCCCTTTGCTCCCAGGTGAGAGGCAGCAGACTACAGGAAGGCGCTCTGGGACTTCAAGCGGGACTGCGGAATCTCGGAACCCACGCGGTCGCAGGCGGATGGCGTCACAGCAACGAAGCCGCTCAGATTCGCGATCCAAGGTCTCAGAGGCGGAAGCAGAAGTGTAGTCTATCACCGAATTGGAGTTGCCTAGGCAACGCTACAAGTGGGCTGCCCCTGTAGAGAGTCCCGCCCACTTCGCAGAGCGTTGCATGCTGGTCCTTTTAGTAGCCCTTTCCTAAAAGGCGCTTTGCATGCTGGGACTTGTGGTCTCTGAGGGCTGGTAACACAGGCTTTTTAGGAACCCTGAGAAATGTTTaaagggtttccttggtggctcagtggtaaagcaacCGCCTGCCAATTTAGGAGGCTTGGGTTCTagccttgggtcgggaagatcccttgaagaagaaaatggcaacccattccagtattcttgcctgggaaatcccatggacagagaagcctggcaggctacaatctatggggtccccaaaagagtcagacacaatttagcgactaaacaacaacaagaaatggAGAGATGTTTAAAAGGATGTTGGCGGCTTAATAGAGGGAGGTGTCTGGGAGGCAAGAGGCATCCTCAGGTGGTTTGGGGCTAAATGGACATGAGAAACTCTGCAGGACAGGGCAGGGATTGGGAATATGAACTCTTGGTATGACACCGCTTTCGCAGCTAACGAGGCACAGTAGTAGCCCGTTCACAACCGTGGGTGGGTAACCTTGAAGTCAGGGGACGCAAGTTCTGGTCCCAGCCACGTTTTACAAGTTGTGTGGAAAGTTATTTCATCGCTTGCAGGGCTGCCGTTTCCTGCCTGGTCACCAAAATACAGCACCAGTTCCGACACGTTCCGGCGCCTGCATTGAGCCGCTCCTTCCTCTTGAGCTTCTAATTTTGATATTCTCCCTTCAACTTCTCACCACGCCCTACACGCCCTCAGCCTATAAATCTTTCTCAATGTTCCATGCTGCTCGCCTCCCCAGTTCTCCGTTCATACTGTTCCCGCTGCTTGGAATGTTTTGTTCCCCAGGCAAACACTTTCACCTTTAAGTCACCTCGAAAGTATCTCCTTGAAATTGACTTTGGCTACTCCAGAGAGATGGAAATTCTTCCTCTTTACCTCTGTTATTATCACTTTAAATCCAATTTTTGGTTTAAAGAACTTCCTCACATGAATACAAACTACTTAAGAAAAATTGTTTGCTTCTGTTGAtgtatcatctgtttttttatgaTATCCTCATAGCCTGGCAGAGATTGTTTCTCTAAAAACTTTTGATGAATGGGTAAACTCTATTGTAGCCATATAGAAAGAAATTTTTTACGGGGTGAAAGAcaactttaaaatacttttattctgGTACCGAGTGGCAGTTACGTAGTACCAGTAAGTCTAGAGAGGTACAGCATGATGATTATAGTTAATGCCATATTGAATGCCGAAATTCTCCAGAGAGTAAATTTCAGGTGCTctcaggagtttgagtaagcacatgagatggtgatggacagggaagcctggcttgctgccctccatggcgttgcaaagagttggacaggactgagcgactataaTGGGAGGAGATGCATCTGTTAATTAGCTTGACAGTAGTAAATAACGTTTCACTGTATATATGTCTATGAAATCTTTTTGCACCCCTTAGATacacttagtttttatttttttttaaagaaagattgaaaaaacaaaatgacaCAAATATCTTAAAGGATCAAATAAGtgtatcaaaaatgaaaaaaaaaaagttacccctTCAGTTCAAACTTTGTTACAACAAATGTTTCCTTCCTAAAACCTAGAAACTAATATAAGGCATGCTTGTGGATTTACCATCCAGATGTATCAAACTTGGCCTTTTGCCATTTTTGTTTACaacttcattattttgttttgctttgtttttttaaagaaataaaaccatacaaataaattcaaaaagtTCTCTGTATTGCTGTCCCTAACTTACTTTAGGATCCTATCTTGAGTTTAGAATTAATCTTTCCTGAGCCTGCTTCAGGAATGTTTTTGACTGCTGCAAGTTTGTATATCCATAAACAATAGATGTCTTTGTTatgcatggtttttttttttacaattttattttatttatttatttatttattttttactttattttattttacaatactgtattggttttgccatacgttgacatgaatccaccacgggtgtacatgcgttcccaaacatgaacccccctcccacttccctccccataacatctctctgggtcatcaccgtgcaccagccccaagcatgttatGGATGTTTTAAAGCTTCatgaatctcatggacagaggagccagtccatggggttgcaaagagtcggacaccacttagcaactaaacaatgacaataaaTGACACAGATAAATGCGTGTACTGTTatgaaagttgtttttttccttttcagcatcCTTGTTGATATATATAGCTATAGCTATGtgttttatttagcatttttaaaagtgtgtttaTTAACCTATTGTATTCCTGCTTCTGTGAATTGCATATTcttatcctttgcccattttcttaTAGAGATGTTTGTCTTCTTCTTACTAATTTTTAAGGAGATCTTTAAATATTCAGGATACTAGGCTTGCCACTTACATgcaatgaaaaaatttttttccagtctAAGGTTCATCTTTACCCTTTATGGTATGTTTCGTTATACAGAAGTTAATTTTAAAGTAGTCAGATGTACTAACGttcctttatggtttatcctTTTTGCATTTggtttgaaaaatgaaataaaaacaaaaaaacaaaaacaaaaaaagccctcTTTTCTACTCTGGGACcataaaaaatagttttcttcatttacttgtaaaagttttagaattttgtttttcatatttagaCACTTAATTCACCTGGaaggttttgtttctttagggATCCAAttagaaggaaatgtcaatcgactccagtattcttgcttggaaaatcctatagacagaggagcctggcaggctatacagttcatggggtcacaaagagtaggacacgattgagcacataAACTCAACTCAACTCATATGGCTAACTGGTTAAATATGTTTCTAAGTGGCTAACAGTGATAACCAGTCACTCACTAAATAGTACATCCTTTCCCTACCCATCTTTCATGCTTCTGTTGTACATGTAGGTCTGTTTCTGGGCATTATGTTCTATTAGTCTCTTTGCTGTGCCCGTACCAGTAACACCAGATCTTAATTATTATATTGTTATAATAAGTCTTGATATCTGACAATGTAAAAAGTctgtagaatttccttctttcataAATGTCTTCATAATTCTTGATCCTTTGCTCTTCCACATGAATTTAGACTGTCAGTAAAATCCTCACGGAAACTGTGATTGAGTTGTTAAATAAAGCCATGAAAGTCAATATTATTTGCATATCATTAAGAATGATTCTAAGGATATGAGAGAAAAACCTCAAATTTGAAGAACTTTGGAGCtagatagaaaatatttatatgtattaattaAGACCCAaggtgtattagtttgctagggctgccaaaACAAAATGCCACAAACTGGAtgacttaaacaatagaaatgtatttcctTCCAGTTCTATAGGCCGGAAGTCCCAAGATCAATGCGTTGGCAGGATTGGTTTCACTATGAGGACTCTCTCATTGTCTcacagatggccatcttctctctGTCTTCATATGGTTTTTCTGCGTGTTTCTGagtcctaatctcctcttcttagAAAGGCACAAGTCATCCTGAATTAGAGTTGGCCCATATCACCTCATTTCACGTAAAGGCCCTATCTCTAAATGCAGTCACCTTGTAAGTTACGAGGGGTGAGGACGCCAGTGTTTGTTTGAACTAGGGTAGGGGTAGGGAGGTTCATCACTGTTTTATACAGTGATGTGGAATATATGAGaacttttgaaaacatttataaTTTGTGAAAATAATATAAGTACATGAAATCTTGTCAGACAATTGCAATACttaaaaggaaaactgaagaatTACATTGAAAGTTATGGTATAAAATATTTGAGAGTAAAAATTTGGAATGAAACTAAATTTTATCGGAAAGCCTATTAAAAATGACTGTGAACGTTTGCTGAAAATAAATAGTTTAGGATTTTTTGCTGAGCGTGAAAGTTTAAGGAAggctcccttggtggctcagtagtgaagattcctcctgccagtgcaggagacacgggttcagtctctgatctGAGAAGAGCCcagtgctgtggggcaactaagcccatgcaccacaactactgagcctgtgctctggagttgCAACTATTgcagcccacgtgccctagagtccatgctttgcaacaagagaaaccgctGCCAAGAGAAGTCCACTCACCACAACTTGAGAGTATGCCCTGCTTgccaccactagagaaaagctcgAACAATGAAGATCCGGCCCAGCCAAcccaaaaaaaaagtttaaggaaAGAGGCAGTTCTTCGATTTATGTCTTTAATAAACTGAACATTagctttaaaaatctaaatgaacCTCTGAATATTATTTTGTACAAAAGATCCTCAAAGTCACCAAGAAAGCCTTCCATGTATCAACATCAGCATATAGATAACACAAAAAC
It includes:
- the SF3B5 gene encoding splicing factor 3B subunit 5, which translates into the protein MTDRYTIHSQLEHLQSKYIGTGHADTTKWEWLVNQHRDSYCSYMGHFDLLNYFAIAENESKARVRFNLMEKMLQPCGPPADKPEEN